Proteins encoded by one window of Rutidosis leptorrhynchoides isolate AG116_Rl617_1_P2 chromosome 7, CSIRO_AGI_Rlap_v1, whole genome shotgun sequence:
- the LOC139859874 gene encoding uncharacterized protein: MVASVTEEQPNWMEPILKYIRSNILPEDSREARSVRERAPMYIIQDDILYRKSYCGLMMRCVGPIEAEMIVEEVHNGTCALHSGYKTIVAKIMLMGYFWPSLYRDVAKIVKRCKSCQRHAPQNRMPRHDMIPGNSPWPFNKWAIDIVGPFPAGPGLVFRENWLAITVHK, from the exons ATGGTCGCATCTGTTACAGAAGAACAGCCAAACTGGATGGAGCCAATCCTAAAATATATCCGCAGTAATATCTTGCCAGAGGATAGCCGCGAAGCTCGTTCAGTGCGAGAGCGAGCGCCAATGTATATCATTcaagatgatatcttatatcgcaaatcatacTGCGGACTAATGATGCGATGTGTTGGCCCAATCGAGGCAGAAATGATTGTAGAAGAAGTGCATAAcggtacttgtgcactgcattcaggtTACAAAACTATCGTAGCAAAAATTATGCtgatgggatacttttggccatccctataccgcgatgtggcGAAAATTGTTAAACgttgtaaaagttgccaaaggcatgctccgcagaacCGAATGCCGCGGCATGACATGATTCCTGGTAATTCGCCGTGgccgtttaataaatgggctatCGATATTGTAGGGCCATTCCCTGCAGGGCCTG GTTTggtattccgcgagaattggttagcgataacgGTACACAAATAG